Proteins co-encoded in one Candidatus Lokiarchaeota archaeon genomic window:
- a CDS encoding ZPR1 zinc finger domain-containing protein — protein MSSDEIVTECPACKKESMTVKSMVYPIPYFNELIIFVMKCSECKFTQKDIFSVEQRPPVRWELLVDDVDLLKTRVIRSGSGTMRLPDFGIDVEPGPAAEAFISNVEGVVQRMHDVTGIAMRSADTEEQQERGKEIMEKLKEAMEGNLAFTLVIEDPAGVSAILPDDMSKVNRTELSEEEASELRGAPFWLDNIRDEYAKVVETHGSAT, from the coding sequence ATGTCCTCTGATGAAATTGTAACTGAGTGTCCTGCGTGCAAGAAAGAAAGCATGACAGTTAAGTCAATGGTGTATCCTATCCCATATTTTAACGAATTGATCATTTTTGTGATGAAATGCTCTGAATGTAAATTCACCCAAAAGGACATTTTCTCTGTGGAACAACGCCCTCCGGTGCGCTGGGAACTGTTGGTTGACGATGTTGATTTGCTGAAAACACGTGTCATTCGGTCCGGTTCGGGAACCATGAGATTGCCTGATTTTGGTATAGATGTTGAACCAGGACCAGCCGCAGAAGCCTTCATCTCAAACGTAGAGGGGGTAGTTCAGAGGATGCATGACGTTACAGGTATCGCAATGCGAAGTGCTGATACCGAAGAGCAACAAGAGCGCGGGAAAGAAATTATGGAAAAATTGAAAGAAGCTATGGAAGGAAATCTCGCCTTCACGTTGGTTATTGAGGACCCAGCAGGTGTAAGCGCCATTCTTCCTGATGACATGAGCAAAGTCAATCGCACTGAGCTTTCTGAGGAAGAAGCTTCTGAGCTTCGGGGTGCGCCCTTCTGGCTGGACAACATCAGGGACGAATACGCAAAGGTTGTTGAAACGCACGGTTCAGCGACATGA
- a CDS encoding transposase — protein MTRSHAPVITVKIPIAWDEMTSSSRQRLEQITGRDSRIIHAFFGIIEENEGELLRGKGKKRIDENKLHAMTMTALRVAHGEEQRLEVEHDFKERFPRISANELSECRRIAIANYESYLALRAKKWRKASRPAETNSEKRIPRMMYIPRRAKLVEHDTTIARLWLDIRDSLDSVQEGRRIHDRLRIPLKIAPFHLEELARGKPKAVQVFADRHGKWWTGIIVRLTTVEKRKDAELPPAILGIDLGINCAACTTLLTQHKVSKTRYFKQKEKHQVFLRYEERIADLQHDLDTRRSNGKNCDGLIRKLKELKTKRADAAKTYDRALVSNLLSYIEKLSQRYQLYVGIGRLKGIRNAARRGNYKGPTFRGMVHRWSFSRITEGLKHGLEQLGWEVEGKDSRFHAVPENWTSIMCWKCGNKGVRPKQSLFVCHTCGFRTNADRNGSLNIARRLLTLIPSLKDETGLGRWATPERGNGSAPKAARRTRSAKQKSSLSKQGTSSAPGESAVVRFVQLDLSGFGDETGRSDNNPAVAKAVENLAAPGRDVPGTGQETEAETARGTVSC, from the coding sequence ATGACACGCTCCCACGCCCCAGTGATTACGGTTAAAATCCCTATAGCATGGGATGAGATGACCAGCTCCAGTCGTCAGCGATTGGAGCAAATCACTGGAAGGGATTCGCGGATCATCCATGCGTTCTTTGGTATCATCGAAGAGAATGAAGGAGAGCTCCTTAGGGGTAAGGGCAAGAAGCGTATTGACGAAAACAAGCTTCATGCCATGACCATGACTGCCTTGCGGGTTGCTCATGGTGAGGAACAGAGACTGGAAGTTGAACATGACTTCAAGGAGCGGTTTCCCCGTATTTCTGCTAATGAGTTGTCCGAATGTCGGCGAATCGCTATTGCCAATTACGAGAGCTATTTGGCCCTGCGCGCCAAGAAGTGGAGGAAAGCCTCCCGACCTGCAGAGACCAACAGCGAAAAGCGGATACCTCGTATGATGTACATCCCTCGGAGAGCGAAACTCGTTGAGCATGACACAACGATTGCACGGCTGTGGCTGGATATCCGTGATTCCTTGGACTCAGTGCAAGAGGGCCGGAGGATTCATGATAGGCTCCGCATCCCCTTGAAGATCGCTCCCTTTCATCTTGAAGAACTGGCGAGAGGGAAGCCAAAGGCTGTACAGGTATTCGCCGACCGACATGGTAAGTGGTGGACTGGTATAATTGTTCGCCTTACTACTGTCGAAAAAAGAAAGGACGCTGAGCTACCGCCTGCTATCCTTGGGATTGACCTGGGTATCAATTGCGCGGCATGCACGACGCTGCTTACTCAGCACAAGGTATCCAAAACCCGTTATTTCAAGCAGAAAGAGAAACATCAGGTGTTTCTTCGATATGAGGAGCGAATAGCAGACCTTCAACATGACCTTGATACGAGAAGAAGCAATGGGAAGAACTGTGATGGGTTGATCCGTAAACTTAAGGAACTCAAGACAAAACGAGCCGATGCGGCTAAGACCTATGATCGGGCCCTGGTCAGCAATCTCCTGTCGTATATCGAAAAGCTAAGCCAACGGTATCAGCTCTATGTTGGTATCGGGAGGCTCAAGGGTATCCGGAATGCCGCCAGACGTGGAAATTACAAAGGCCCTACGTTCAGAGGCATGGTACACAGATGGAGCTTCTCGCGGATCACTGAGGGGCTCAAACACGGGCTCGAACAGCTCGGGTGGGAAGTGGAAGGCAAGGATAGCCGCTTCCATGCGGTACCCGAGAACTGGACCTCGATCATGTGCTGGAAGTGTGGCAACAAGGGAGTGCGCCCCAAGCAATCGTTGTTTGTATGCCACACGTGCGGCTTCCGCACCAATGCCGACCGCAATGGCTCCCTCAACATCGCACGTCGTTTACTTACACTCATTCCTTCACTTAAGGATGAGACCGGACTAGGGCGGTGGGCCACCCCCGAACGGGGGAACGGTTCAGCCCCGAAGGCTGCAAGGCGGACACGTTCCGCTAAGCAGAAGTCCTCACTCTCCAAACAAGGGACATCATCAGCCCCTGGAGAGTCCGCGGTTGTTCGCTTTGTCCAACTGGACCTGTCTGGTTTCGGCGACGAGACTGGGCGGAGCGATAATAACCCCGCCGTGGCAAAAGCTGTGGAAAACCTCGCTGCCCCCGGGCGTGATGTGCCTGGAACCGGGCAGGAGACAGAAGCCGAGACCGCAAGAGGGACTGTGTCCTGCTGA
- a CDS encoding NYN domain-containing protein, whose amino-acid sequence MSPDTNKPKAAVFWDAENVTSVRDERIAEGFKNWLDEVYDAEVKYAFADWNGPYQDVGKRLYRIDFDLIHVPDDLKDSADCQMATYVVDWLVRSPETESFILVSSDAVFEPLMIALQKQGKDVVVVSSPMITRPETVIRSDEYLDIDSFRPVAYDLEVIGEEHTKQRSPEELRAIGFRRLQETIVRIKKLGKATYPRYVEAVVKHLNPEIDITRLGFDDWGQLISQALIEELVVKEGEKPYAELKLRKSVAKLTEDQTDTLDATFERFRELVESMASQSDYMGMERVVQKVRNAGIDFTKHGYDKFGDFVRAAESRNLVRIEPQEGKPPAVKPVYSVEQMKNWYENNVKDYFGSGAKVPRDRYIQRTIQMLYKYDVSIHEMEKYLKDSNIQRKYQRILKASGLSFIPPYEQIIVSILFGKGWSCEDVIDVVNSELEPLGYAVECP is encoded by the coding sequence ATGAGTCCTGATACCAACAAGCCGAAAGCTGCCGTCTTCTGGGATGCTGAAAATGTTACTTCCGTACGAGACGAGCGCATAGCAGAAGGTTTCAAGAATTGGCTTGATGAGGTATACGACGCCGAAGTCAAATACGCATTTGCTGATTGGAACGGTCCGTATCAGGATGTGGGAAAGCGCCTGTATCGCATTGATTTTGATCTTATTCACGTTCCAGATGATTTGAAGGATAGTGCCGATTGTCAGATGGCCACCTATGTTGTGGACTGGCTCGTGCGCTCGCCTGAAACGGAATCGTTCATCTTGGTTTCATCAGATGCTGTGTTTGAGCCTCTGATGATTGCACTTCAGAAGCAAGGAAAGGACGTTGTTGTTGTCAGCAGTCCAATGATCACACGCCCCGAAACAGTGATTCGGTCAGATGAATACTTGGACATTGATTCGTTCCGTCCAGTTGCCTATGATTTAGAAGTAATCGGCGAGGAACACACAAAACAGCGTTCTCCCGAAGAACTACGAGCTATCGGCTTTAGGAGATTGCAGGAAACCATTGTCAGAATCAAAAAGCTGGGAAAGGCAACCTATCCCCGATATGTAGAAGCAGTAGTCAAGCATCTTAATCCAGAAATAGACATCACTCGATTGGGCTTCGACGACTGGGGACAGCTCATTTCACAGGCTCTCATTGAGGAGCTTGTTGTGAAAGAAGGAGAGAAACCATATGCAGAGCTGAAGCTTCGGAAGTCGGTTGCTAAGCTGACCGAGGATCAGACTGATACGCTAGATGCAACCTTCGAGAGATTTAGAGAGCTTGTAGAATCAATGGCCAGCCAAAGTGATTACATGGGCATGGAACGAGTTGTCCAAAAAGTCCGAAACGCTGGTATCGATTTCACAAAGCATGGCTACGATAAATTCGGTGATTTCGTGAGAGCAGCTGAAAGCCGCAATCTTGTACGCATAGAGCCTCAGGAAGGAAAACCTCCTGCAGTTAAACCAGTATATAGTGTGGAGCAAATGAAGAACTGGTACGAAAACAATGTCAAAGATTACTTTGGGTCGGGTGCGAAAGTTCCCCGTGATCGATATATCCAGCGAACTATCCAAATGCTCTACAAATATGATGTGAGTATCCATGAGATGGAGAAGTACTTGAAGGATAGCAACATTCAGCGTAAATATCAGCGCATCCTCAAAGCAAGTGGCCTGTCATTCATCCCACCGTATGAGCAGATAATAGTGAGCATACTATTTGGCAAGGGCTGGAGTTGTGAGGACGTTATTGATGTCGTCAACTCAGAATTGGAACCGCTAGGATACGCTGTTGAGTGTCCCTAG